From the genome of Nocardia sp. NBC_01503, one region includes:
- a CDS encoding TetR/AcrR family transcriptional regulator, with protein MVADRSEAGLASARPSGESGPRRRPKNRKAQIVGVAARAFAERGYHPVGVDEIAAEVGISGPALYRHFSNKYAMLVAAAEMGAQQLLDSAKAADNPKLEPEPRLTALIRGITEHTIDCRREGGLYRWERRYLEREDRARIRVSYAELHETVAAPIAELYPDADPADVMLRSAAVLSAIGSVTGHRTALSNARIVALLNDICWDILRAELPPPPPPVTGDPIVRGLPVISKREQLLTEAIRIFGRQGYHEASIEEIGAAAGINASSVYRYFSSKSDLLAAAFHRTGERVAIANAEALSEATGRADAAVRIAERFARMTFAMPEILPVYFAEFSNLPATEQHRLRSIQRQNVLEWANLLEGDQTEARFRVHAAIGQVIDVGRRLRFDSRPQQLARVRALMSAVLLGAAPADESPLPPGE; from the coding sequence ATGGTCGCCGATCGCAGCGAAGCAGGACTCGCTTCCGCGCGACCGTCCGGCGAATCCGGACCCCGGCGACGACCCAAGAATCGCAAGGCCCAGATTGTCGGCGTGGCCGCTCGCGCCTTCGCTGAGCGGGGCTATCACCCGGTCGGCGTGGACGAGATCGCCGCCGAGGTCGGCATCTCCGGGCCCGCGCTCTACCGGCACTTCAGCAATAAGTACGCCATGCTCGTCGCCGCCGCCGAGATGGGCGCACAACAACTTCTGGACTCCGCCAAGGCCGCCGACAATCCGAAGCTGGAACCGGAACCGCGACTCACCGCACTGATTCGCGGCATTACCGAGCACACCATCGACTGCCGCCGCGAGGGCGGACTGTACCGCTGGGAGCGCCGGTATCTCGAGCGCGAGGACCGCGCGCGCATTCGCGTCAGCTACGCCGAACTGCACGAAACCGTCGCCGCACCCATCGCGGAGCTGTACCCCGACGCCGATCCCGCCGATGTCATGCTGCGCTCGGCCGCGGTGCTCTCGGCCATCGGCAGCGTCACCGGACATCGCACCGCACTCTCCAATGCGCGAATCGTGGCCCTGCTCAACGACATCTGCTGGGATATCCTGCGCGCCGAGCTACCCCCGCCGCCCCCGCCGGTCACCGGCGACCCGATCGTGCGCGGCCTACCCGTCATCTCCAAACGCGAACAGCTGCTCACCGAGGCGATTCGGATCTTCGGCCGGCAGGGCTATCACGAGGCCAGTATCGAAGAGATCGGCGCCGCCGCCGGGATCAACGCCTCCAGCGTCTACCGCTACTTCAGCAGCAAATCCGATCTGCTCGCGGCAGCCTTCCACCGCACCGGTGAACGTGTGGCCATCGCCAATGCCGAGGCGCTGTCCGAGGCCACCGGCCGCGCCGACGCCGCCGTCCGCATTGCCGAGCGCTTCGCCCGCATGACCTTCGCCATGCCGGAGATCCTCCCGGTCTACTTCGCTGAATTCTCCAATCTGCCCGCCACCGAACAGCACCGACTCCGCTCCATTCAGCGCCAGAACGTCCTGGAGTGGGCCAACCTCCTCGAAGGCGACCAAACCGAAGCCCGCTTCCGCGTCCACGCCGCCATCGGCCAGGTCATCGATGTAGGCCGCCGCCTCCGCTTCGACTCCCGCCCACAGCAATTGGCAAGAGTCCGCGCCCTGATGAGCGCGGTCCTGCTGGGTGCGGCCCCTGCCGACGAGTCGCCTCTTCCTCCCGGCGAGTAG
- a CDS encoding Nramp family divalent metal transporter translates to MSTSLADKRSTFQRARSATVLLGPAFVAAIAYVDPGNVASNISAGAKFGYLLVWVIVMANVMAGLVQFLSAKLGLVTGMSLPEAVRDKAGRKTRLAYWAQAETVAMATDLAEVVGGAIALKLLFDLPLLLGGVITGIVSLALLLVQNKRGQKPFERVITGMLAVIAIGFLASVVISPPSAGGTIGGLLPRFDGSESVLLAAAMIGATVMPHAVYLHSALARDRHGSPEPGPARARLLRITRYDVGLAMLLAGTVNLAMLLMAAGTLRGREDVDSLETAHAAVRDTLGPAAGLLLAIGLLASGLASTSVGAYAGAMIMEGLLNRTIPLLVRRLITLIPALVILAIGVDPTQALIISQVVLSFGIPFALIPLVRFTADRNLMGDDVNPRLTTALAWLVALIISALNVALIYLTVTGK, encoded by the coding sequence GTGAGTACCAGCCTGGCCGATAAGCGCTCGACGTTCCAGCGAGCGCGATCGGCCACGGTCCTGCTCGGTCCGGCCTTCGTCGCCGCCATCGCCTACGTCGACCCCGGTAACGTCGCCTCCAATATCAGCGCCGGAGCCAAATTCGGCTACCTGCTGGTCTGGGTCATCGTCATGGCCAATGTGATGGCGGGGCTGGTGCAGTTCCTCTCCGCCAAACTCGGCCTCGTCACCGGCATGTCACTCCCGGAAGCCGTGCGGGACAAGGCCGGTCGCAAAACCCGGCTCGCCTACTGGGCGCAGGCCGAAACCGTCGCCATGGCAACCGATCTCGCCGAGGTCGTGGGCGGGGCCATCGCCCTGAAGCTGCTGTTCGACCTGCCGCTACTGCTCGGCGGGGTCATCACCGGCATCGTCTCCCTCGCACTGCTGCTGGTGCAGAACAAGCGCGGACAGAAACCGTTCGAACGCGTCATCACCGGCATGCTCGCCGTCATCGCCATCGGATTCCTTGCCTCCGTGGTGATTTCACCGCCCTCGGCCGGCGGGACCATCGGCGGACTGCTACCGCGCTTCGACGGCAGCGAGAGCGTACTGCTCGCCGCCGCCATGATCGGCGCGACCGTCATGCCCCATGCGGTATACCTGCACTCGGCGCTCGCCCGGGACCGGCACGGCAGCCCCGAACCGGGACCGGCGCGCGCCCGGCTGCTGCGCATCACCCGCTACGACGTCGGCCTGGCCATGCTGCTCGCGGGCACCGTCAACCTCGCCATGCTGCTCATGGCCGCCGGTACGCTGCGCGGGCGCGAGGATGTCGACTCGCTCGAAACCGCGCACGCCGCAGTGCGGGACACCCTCGGACCGGCCGCCGGGCTCCTGCTCGCGATCGGCCTGCTCGCCTCCGGCCTGGCCTCCACCTCGGTGGGCGCGTACGCGGGCGCGATGATCATGGAAGGGCTGCTCAACCGCACCATTCCGCTGCTGGTTCGGCGACTCATCACGCTGATCCCGGCGCTGGTCATTCTCGCCATCGGCGTGGATCCCACTCAGGCCCTGATCATTTCGCAGGTGGTGCTCTCCTTCGGCATCCCCTTCGCCCTGATCCCGCTGGTCCGCTTCACCGCCGACCGCAACCTCATGGGCGACGATGTGAACCCCCGCCTCACCACCGCGCTCGCCTGGTTGGTGGCCCTGATCATCTCCGCCCTGAACGTCGCCCTCATCTACCTGACGGTCACAGGTAAGTAG
- a CDS encoding alpha/beta hydrolase translates to MAGVGVPSASADPIIDSKKLLADPVAPDGSKITKAEMKDGRNIRLYVYSAAMDATYPVDVQRPADASEPRPTLYLLNGAGGGQDDASWQKKTNIVNGFLGDKNLNVVQPIGGKWSYYQDWQSDDETLGRNKWQTFFTEELPPLIEAALGTNGVNAIAGISTSGTTVLSLPEAKPGLFRAAAAYSGCAQFADPVGREFMRLTVETWGGGKLENMHGPEDSPAWAENDPVIHAEKLRGTELYISSGSGLPGQYDALNGPYALPGAYGLANQLIIGGAIEAGTNYCTHNLQAKLDSLGIPATYNFRATGTHSWGYWNDEFMNSWPVLARGLGL, encoded by the coding sequence GTGGCCGGCGTCGGCGTACCGAGCGCCTCCGCCGACCCGATCATCGACAGCAAGAAGCTGCTCGCCGATCCCGTCGCCCCGGACGGGTCGAAGATCACCAAGGCGGAGATGAAGGACGGCCGCAATATCCGGCTGTACGTCTACTCCGCGGCCATGGACGCCACCTACCCCGTCGATGTGCAGCGCCCGGCCGACGCCTCCGAGCCGCGCCCGACCCTCTACCTGCTCAATGGTGCGGGCGGCGGACAGGACGACGCCTCCTGGCAGAAGAAGACCAATATCGTCAACGGCTTCCTCGGCGACAAGAACCTGAACGTGGTCCAGCCCATCGGCGGCAAGTGGAGCTACTACCAGGACTGGCAGAGCGATGACGAAACCCTCGGCCGGAACAAGTGGCAGACCTTCTTCACCGAGGAGCTGCCCCCGCTGATCGAGGCCGCGCTCGGCACCAACGGTGTGAACGCCATCGCCGGTATCTCCACCTCCGGCACCACCGTGCTGTCGCTGCCCGAGGCCAAGCCGGGCCTGTTCCGCGCCGCGGCCGCCTACAGCGGTTGCGCGCAGTTCGCCGATCCGGTCGGCCGCGAATTCATGCGCCTCACCGTCGAGACCTGGGGCGGCGGCAAGCTGGAGAATATGCACGGTCCGGAGGACTCCCCGGCCTGGGCCGAGAACGATCCGGTCATCCATGCCGAAAAGCTGCGTGGCACAGAGCTTTACATCTCCTCGGGCAGCGGCCTGCCCGGCCAGTACGACGCGCTGAACGGCCCGTACGCGCTGCCCGGCGCCTACGGCCTGGCCAATCAGCTGATCATCGGCGGCGCCATCGAGGCGGGCACCAACTACTGCACGCACAATCTGCAGGCCAAGCTGGATTCGCTGGGTATCCCGGCGACCTACAACTTCCGCGCCACCGGAACCCACTCGTGGGGTTACTGGAACGACGAGTTCATGAACTCGTGGCCGGTGCTGGCCCGGGGCCTGGGCCTCTGA
- a CDS encoding enoyl-CoA hydratase-related protein, whose protein sequence is MSNTATTPGYTAVLDGRVLRVTITNPKRKNAIDYDTMAGLGATVLSAYENPAVRVIVLTGEGGDFCTGADLAASPGEAARGITPEQTMDVANRMIKAIVDAPIPVIARVKGAAAGVGVAFALAADLTYASEDAYLLLAFINIGLMPDGGAAAMVAAAAGRPLAAEMALLGDRLPVTEAVRRGLIAGVYGDAELDAKVEAAAAKLAHGPRRALELTKRALNAATLTSLDAALATEKTGQAELLRAPDFAEGATAMLQKRKAVFAE, encoded by the coding sequence ATGAGCAACACTGCGACGACCCCGGGCTACACCGCTGTGCTGGACGGCCGGGTACTGCGTGTCACCATCACCAATCCCAAGCGCAAGAACGCCATCGACTACGACACCATGGCGGGGCTCGGTGCGACGGTGCTTTCGGCATATGAGAATCCGGCTGTCCGGGTGATCGTGCTCACCGGCGAGGGCGGCGACTTCTGTACCGGTGCGGATCTGGCGGCGAGTCCGGGCGAGGCTGCGCGCGGTATCACGCCCGAACAGACCATGGATGTGGCGAATCGGATGATCAAGGCGATTGTGGACGCGCCGATCCCGGTGATCGCACGGGTGAAGGGTGCGGCCGCCGGGGTGGGCGTGGCCTTCGCGCTCGCCGCCGACCTCACCTATGCGTCGGAGGACGCGTATCTGCTGCTGGCATTCATCAATATCGGCCTGATGCCCGACGGTGGCGCGGCGGCCATGGTCGCCGCCGCGGCCGGTCGCCCGCTCGCCGCGGAGATGGCATTGCTCGGCGATCGCCTCCCGGTCACCGAGGCGGTGCGCCGCGGCCTGATCGCGGGCGTCTACGGCGATGCGGAGCTCGACGCCAAGGTCGAGGCCGCCGCCGCCAAGCTCGCGCACGGCCCGCGGCGCGCCCTGGAGCTCACCAAGCGCGCACTCAATGCCGCCACTCTGACCTCGCTGGACGCGGCGCTCGCGACCGAAAAGACCGGCCAGGCTGAGCTTTTGCGCGCCCCCGACTTCGCCGAGGGCGCTACCGCGATGCTCCAGAAGCGCAAGGCGGTCTTCGCGGAATAG